A DNA window from Planctomycetota bacterium contains the following coding sequences:
- a CDS encoding RNA methyltransferase yields the protein MPSEPITSASNPRILAAARLRDGRQRRDTGLSLVDGQREIARAAAAGVEIVEVFIDPAAFATPPAWLARLEAGGTRVTPAHGAAFAKVAFGDRNEGCVAVVRFSGRTLDETPLPADRPVLVVEGVEKPGNLGAILRTADAAGLGGVIACGGGTDPANPATIRASLGTVFSVPLATATTAAAIGWCAAHGRRVVAATPTGAALWHAADLTGPVALLLGSEAHGIDPAWAAAAAAGRLTLDTVRLPMHGAADSLNVAATAAVLAYEALRQETIRPRRASEDRSR from the coding sequence ATGCCCTCCGAGCCGATCACCAGCGCTTCCAATCCCCGGATCCTCGCCGCCGCCCGGCTCCGCGATGGCCGGCAGCGGCGCGACACCGGCCTGTCGCTCGTCGACGGCCAGCGGGAGATCGCCCGGGCGGCGGCGGCCGGCGTCGAGATCGTCGAGGTGTTCATCGATCCGGCGGCGTTCGCGACACCACCCGCTTGGCTCGCGCGGCTCGAAGCGGGCGGCACGCGCGTCACTCCGGCCCACGGCGCCGCCTTCGCCAAGGTCGCGTTTGGCGACCGCAACGAGGGATGCGTCGCCGTCGTCCGTTTCTCCGGCCGCACGCTCGACGAAACGCCGCTGCCCGCCGATCGCCCGGTGCTCGTGGTCGAGGGGGTTGAAAAACCGGGCAACCTCGGCGCCATCCTCCGCACCGCCGACGCCGCGGGGCTCGGCGGCGTGATCGCCTGTGGCGGCGGGACCGATCCGGCCAATCCCGCGACGATCCGCGCGAGTCTCGGCACGGTGTTTTCCGTGCCGTTGGCGACCGCGACGACCGCCGCCGCGATCGGGTGGTGCGCGGCCCACGGCCGCCGCGTCGTCGCAGCCACTCCCACTGGCGCCGCGCTCTGGCACGCCGCCGACCTCACCGGCCCGGTGGCGCTGCTCCTCGGGAGCGAGGCCCACGGGATCGATCCGGCCTGGGCCGCCGCCGCCGCCGCGGGACGGCTGACGCTCGACACCGTCCGCCTCCCGATGCACGGCGCCGCCGATAGCCTCAATGTCGCCGCCACCGCCGCCGTGCTGGCATACGAGGCGCTGCGCCAGGAAACTATCCGCCCCCGCCGAGCCTCCGAGGACCGCTCCCGATGA
- a CDS encoding glycosyltransferase family 4 protein has product MRVALIQDGARGHYGLAIALRRAGILESVYTDFYATPATVHSAVAAGVSRMAPAVGKRMSERYAPQLQDVTIRQSLPLAASLQVGSRFIHPVSAYYRWASQRVGRWVRRVGLGNADVVVGFVRNIDPDLCRWCRDRGLTVIGDQMIAPAATERAEMRIQQQRWPGWQAGGTENDDFFSAIDEVERSTWQNVDHVVAPSRYVKDEMVRHGVSADLVSVVNYAVGEQYTPQDRSADRDVITVGFMGTVGLRKGIPYFAEVAKRLARPGRVRFVAVGPIELTEHGRREAGASVELVGKVPRSEGVEWLRRFDIFFFPTTCEGSAYVLMEAMATGLPIVTSPNSGTVAREGEEAFIAPYDAIDTHVALLERLIADRDLRLEMGRSAARSYRQFDLEAYSSRLADVIGRTARDRG; this is encoded by the coding sequence ATGCGCGTCGCCTTGATCCAGGACGGAGCCCGCGGGCATTACGGGTTGGCGATCGCGCTACGACGGGCCGGCATCCTCGAATCGGTGTACACCGACTTCTACGCCACCCCGGCGACGGTGCATTCCGCCGTCGCCGCCGGTGTTTCCCGGATGGCACCTGCCGTCGGCAAGCGGATGAGCGAGCGTTACGCGCCGCAGCTGCAGGATGTCACGATCCGGCAAAGCCTGCCGCTCGCCGCCTCCCTCCAGGTCGGCTCCCGGTTCATCCATCCGGTGTCGGCATACTACCGCTGGGCATCGCAGCGAGTGGGCCGGTGGGTGCGCCGCGTCGGCCTCGGCAACGCGGACGTCGTGGTCGGATTCGTCCGCAACATCGACCCCGACCTGTGTCGCTGGTGCCGCGACCGCGGTCTCACCGTGATCGGCGACCAGATGATCGCTCCGGCAGCGACCGAGCGGGCCGAGATGCGGATCCAGCAGCAGCGCTGGCCCGGCTGGCAGGCGGGTGGCACCGAGAACGACGATTTCTTCAGTGCCATCGACGAGGTGGAACGGTCGACGTGGCAGAACGTCGATCATGTCGTCGCGCCGTCGCGCTACGTGAAGGACGAAATGGTGCGGCACGGCGTGTCCGCCGACCTCGTGTCCGTCGTCAATTACGCGGTCGGCGAACAATACACACCCCAAGACCGCAGCGCGGATCGCGACGTCATCACCGTCGGATTCATGGGGACGGTCGGCCTCCGCAAGGGGATTCCGTATTTCGCCGAGGTCGCGAAGCGACTCGCGCGACCGGGCCGTGTCCGGTTCGTCGCGGTCGGGCCGATCGAACTGACCGAACACGGCCGGCGCGAAGCCGGGGCAAGCGTCGAGCTGGTGGGCAAGGTGCCGCGGTCGGAGGGCGTCGAGTGGTTACGACGCTTCGACATCTTCTTTTTCCCGACGACCTGCGAGGGATCGGCCTACGTCCTCATGGAGGCGATGGCGACCGGCCTGCCGATCGTGACCTCGCCGAACAGCGGCACCGTCGCCCGCGAAGGCGAGGAAGCGTTCATCGCCCCGTACGACGCGATCGACACGCACGTCGCGCTGCTCGAGCGGCTCATCGCCGACCGTGATCTGCGCCTCGAGATGGGGCGATCCGCCGCGCGGTCGTACCGTCAATTCGACCTCGAGGCCTACAGCAGTCGGCTCGCCGACGTGATTGGCAGGACGGCGCGGGATCGCGGCTGA
- a CDS encoding DNA topoisomerase VI subunit B yields MATPAKKTAPVPRPAVALAEGTSPPAPAPTKRRATAQALAAGQRDISVSEFFAKNRHLLGFDSPRKALLTSVKEAVDNALDACEEAGILPEIWVRIEAVGEGVSRYRMAVQDNGPGIVSKQIPLIFGKLLYGSKFHRLRMSRGQQGIGISAAGMYGVLTTGKPVKIISKTAAKEPAHYTELRIDTKTNQPEILNGKGAGVDIPPGKAGDELMRKHTIEWVAANDRGDALEHGTRVTIEMEAKYHRGRGSVEEYLQQTAISNPHARIHFQPPEGEEVLLERSSHELPPEPKEIKPHPYGVELGRLVTLLQQQPKATLSQFLTQSFSRVSPGIARKLCEAAKLSPRATGAKLGRGEADALYKAIQETRIPPPATDCVVPIGEQRLLAGLRQVVPGEFFTAATRPPGVYRGNPFVIEAALAYGGGPGAQKVSLEALVELAGQSDARSLRQFLTTTFAGLGAEAADAILDEAKLAPRQSPSKLKKAALEALHGAMQHVNAEDGQTMTVLRYANRVPLQFQHGACAVTQTILSTNWRAYGLSQSRNSLPAGPVTVMVHVASVWVPFTSESKEAIASYPEILKEIRLALQAVGRKLGMYLRRRQRVAQEGQRRSIFLRYLGEVASAVSVINGTDRARLYEDLLAVAKRKTAEADVKLDDRGRPVAEEEDLDFGDNCIIVAQGEVGLTPAAADAVDDEISAGRATPRQEGKLPAKGRGKTRRHSAAGDDPVAADSRPSRPDPRAAAETRGKAKRPSR; encoded by the coding sequence ATGGCCACTCCCGCGAAGAAAACGGCACCCGTCCCCCGCCCGGCCGTCGCGCTGGCGGAGGGGACGTCGCCTCCCGCGCCTGCGCCGACGAAGCGGCGGGCCACCGCCCAGGCCCTCGCCGCCGGGCAGCGCGACATCTCGGTGAGCGAGTTCTTCGCCAAGAACCGCCACCTCCTCGGGTTCGACTCGCCGCGCAAGGCGCTGCTCACGAGCGTCAAGGAGGCGGTCGACAACGCCCTCGATGCCTGCGAGGAGGCGGGCATCCTCCCGGAGATCTGGGTCCGGATCGAAGCGGTCGGCGAGGGGGTGAGCCGCTACCGGATGGCGGTCCAGGACAACGGGCCTGGAATCGTCTCCAAACAGATCCCGCTGATCTTCGGCAAGCTCCTCTACGGGTCCAAGTTCCACCGCCTGCGGATGAGCCGCGGTCAGCAGGGGATCGGGATCTCGGCCGCCGGGATGTACGGCGTGCTCACCACCGGCAAGCCGGTGAAGATCATCTCCAAGACCGCCGCCAAGGAGCCGGCCCACTACACCGAGCTGCGCATCGACACCAAGACCAACCAGCCGGAGATCCTCAACGGCAAGGGGGCGGGCGTCGACATCCCGCCGGGCAAGGCCGGCGACGAACTGATGCGCAAGCACACCATCGAGTGGGTCGCGGCCAACGACCGCGGCGACGCGCTGGAGCACGGCACGCGCGTCACGATCGAGATGGAGGCGAAGTACCACCGCGGCCGGGGCAGCGTCGAGGAGTATCTCCAGCAAACGGCGATCTCCAACCCACACGCCCGGATCCACTTCCAACCTCCCGAGGGGGAGGAAGTGCTGCTCGAGCGATCGAGCCACGAGCTCCCGCCGGAACCGAAGGAGATCAAGCCCCATCCCTACGGCGTCGAGCTCGGCCGGCTGGTGACGCTCCTCCAGCAGCAGCCCAAGGCCACGCTGTCGCAGTTCCTCACCCAGTCGTTCTCGCGCGTCTCGCCGGGGATCGCCCGCAAGCTCTGTGAGGCGGCGAAGCTCTCGCCGCGGGCCACCGGCGCCAAGCTCGGCCGCGGCGAGGCCGACGCCCTCTACAAGGCGATCCAGGAAACGCGGATCCCGCCGCCGGCGACCGACTGCGTGGTGCCGATCGGCGAGCAGCGCCTCCTCGCCGGGCTCCGCCAGGTCGTGCCCGGGGAGTTCTTCACCGCCGCCACGCGCCCCCCCGGCGTGTACCGCGGCAACCCGTTCGTGATCGAGGCCGCGCTCGCCTACGGCGGCGGCCCGGGGGCGCAGAAGGTGTCGCTCGAGGCGCTGGTCGAGCTGGCCGGCCAGTCCGACGCGCGGAGCCTGCGGCAATTCCTCACCACGACGTTCGCCGGGCTGGGCGCCGAGGCCGCCGACGCGATCCTCGACGAGGCGAAGCTCGCTCCCCGGCAGTCGCCGTCGAAGCTCAAGAAGGCGGCGCTCGAGGCCCTCCACGGCGCCATGCAGCACGTCAACGCCGAGGACGGCCAGACGATGACCGTCCTCCGCTACGCCAACCGCGTGCCGCTCCAATTCCAGCACGGCGCCTGTGCCGTGACGCAGACGATCCTGTCCACCAATTGGCGCGCCTACGGCCTGTCCCAGTCACGCAATTCGCTCCCCGCCGGCCCGGTCACCGTGATGGTCCACGTGGCGAGCGTCTGGGTGCCGTTCACGAGCGAGTCGAAGGAGGCGATCGCCTCGTACCCAGAGATCCTCAAGGAGATCCGCCTCGCGCTCCAGGCGGTGGGGCGGAAGCTCGGCATGTACCTCCGCCGCCGCCAGCGCGTCGCCCAGGAGGGGCAGCGGCGGAGCATCTTCCTCCGCTACCTCGGCGAGGTCGCCAGCGCCGTCAGCGTGATCAACGGCACCGACCGGGCCCGGCTCTACGAAGACCTGCTCGCGGTCGCGAAGCGGAAGACGGCCGAGGCCGACGTCAAGCTCGACGACCGCGGCCGCCCGGTGGCCGAGGAGGAAGACCTCGACTTCGGCGACAACTGCATCATCGTCGCCCAGGGTGAGGTCGGGCTGACCCCGGCGGCGGCCGACGCCGTCGACGACGAGATCTCGGCCGGGCGGGCGACACCGCGGCAGGAAGGAAAGCTCCCGGCCAAGGGGAGGGGAAAGACTCGTCGCCACTCCGCCGCTGGCGACGATCCCGTGGCCGCCGACTCACGTCCCTCTCGGCCTGATCCTCGGGCGGCCGCGGAAACCCGCGGGAAGGCGAAGCGCCCGAGTCGCTGA
- a CDS encoding tetratricopeptide repeat protein produces the protein MAGDASDRRRAIPGAAGPGIDDSLFARQQRGERQFHTAALVADLLGISPAALAHWVRRGLLRPVTHEAGVAWFDYPQIVAARHLATFLAAGLSLREIDAALAGFAADGAELPLDRLVLDGRRIRLRRHGRLVGPGGQLDLPFGATAIDEDDAPVIPWPASRLRSEPTDDDPPADDGEGLDDLLALAADLEAGGEAHEAADVLRAVLQATGPSAETAFALAELLFRSGDLAAARERYYATIEIDPDHLAARTGLGRVLAALGQPQVALAALEGVMSRAPAYPDAHFHAAGVLRALGRDAEARRRLRTFVDLAPAGPWTAVARRWLDEAAPAGDDDPGAGRN, from the coding sequence ATGGCAGGCGACGCGAGCGATCGGCGCCGAGCGATCCCCGGAGCCGCGGGCCCCGGGATCGACGATTCGCTGTTCGCGCGGCAGCAGCGCGGCGAGCGGCAGTTCCACACCGCCGCCCTGGTCGCCGACCTGCTCGGGATCTCTCCGGCAGCGCTGGCCCACTGGGTCCGTCGCGGCCTGCTCCGGCCGGTGACGCACGAGGCGGGGGTGGCTTGGTTCGACTATCCGCAGATCGTCGCGGCACGCCACCTCGCCACGTTCCTCGCCGCGGGCCTGTCGCTGCGCGAGATCGACGCGGCGCTCGCCGGCTTCGCCGCCGACGGCGCCGAACTGCCGCTCGACCGGCTCGTCCTCGACGGCCGGCGGATCCGCCTCCGCCGGCATGGCCGACTCGTCGGCCCGGGGGGGCAGCTCGATCTGCCGTTCGGCGCGACGGCGATCGACGAAGACGACGCTCCGGTGATCCCCTGGCCGGCATCACGCCTCCGCAGCGAACCGACCGACGACGATCCGCCGGCGGACGACGGCGAGGGGCTCGACGACCTGCTGGCGCTGGCCGCCGATCTCGAGGCCGGTGGGGAGGCCCACGAGGCTGCCGACGTCCTCCGCGCCGTGCTCCAGGCGACGGGCCCGAGCGCCGAGACGGCGTTCGCCCTGGCCGAGTTGCTGTTCCGCTCCGGCGACCTCGCCGCCGCGCGCGAGCGCTACTACGCGACGATCGAGATCGATCCCGACCACCTCGCGGCGCGCACCGGGCTGGGGAGGGTGCTGGCGGCGCTCGGCCAACCGCAGGTCGCCCTCGCGGCGCTCGAGGGGGTGATGTCCCGCGCGCCCGCCTATCCCGACGCCCACTTCCACGCCGCCGGCGTGCTCCGCGCGCTCGGGCGCGACGCCGAGGCGCGGCGCCGGCTGCGGACGTTCGTCGATCTCGCACCGGCCGGACCGTGGACCGCCGTCGCGCGGCGCTGGCTCGACGAGGCCGCTCCGGCCGGCGACGACGATCCCGGCGCGGGGCGGAACTGA
- a CDS encoding ThuA domain-containing protein: protein MTLRTALVFVALLTPAGAAAAERLAALIVDGQNNHANWPRTTRMMRRYLEDSGRFRVDVATHAPQGEDPAFQPRLSDYAVVISNFGHGAAPWPGATRAAFEQFVRGGGGFVVVHAADNSFPDWPAYNEMIGLGGWGGRNEASGPYVYYTDDGRLVRDDSPGPGGSHGPQAPFAVIVRDRDHPITRGMPATWMHAKDELYDRLRGPAAALDVLATAWSPQTKRHEPMLMTIRYGQGRVFHTPMGHGDDSQECVGFITTLVRGTEWAATGAVTAPLPDDFPSADQSRSRPFTP from the coding sequence ATGACGCTCCGGACCGCGCTGGTTTTCGTCGCCCTCCTCACCCCCGCCGGCGCCGCGGCGGCCGAACGGCTGGCCGCGCTGATCGTCGACGGCCAGAACAACCATGCCAACTGGCCGCGGACGACACGGATGATGCGGCGCTACCTCGAGGACAGCGGCCGGTTCCGCGTCGACGTCGCGACGCATGCCCCGCAGGGGGAGGATCCGGCATTCCAGCCACGGCTCTCCGACTACGCCGTCGTGATCAGCAATTTCGGCCATGGAGCCGCGCCGTGGCCGGGCGCGACGCGTGCCGCGTTCGAGCAGTTCGTCCGTGGCGGCGGCGGCTTCGTCGTCGTCCATGCCGCCGACAACTCGTTTCCCGACTGGCCGGCCTACAACGAGATGATCGGGCTCGGCGGCTGGGGCGGCCGCAACGAGGCGAGCGGCCCCTACGTCTACTACACCGACGACGGCCGGCTCGTCCGCGACGACAGCCCGGGGCCCGGGGGCAGCCACGGGCCGCAGGCTCCGTTCGCGGTCATCGTCCGCGACCGTGACCATCCGATCACCCGCGGCATGCCGGCGACCTGGATGCACGCCAAGGACGAACTCTACGACCGGCTCCGTGGCCCGGCCGCCGCCCTCGACGTGCTGGCGACGGCCTGGTCCCCGCAGACCAAGCGTCACGAGCCGATGCTGATGACGATCCGCTACGGCCAGGGGCGGGTGTTCCACACGCCGATGGGCCACGGCGACGATTCCCAGGAGTGCGTCGGCTTCATCACGACCCTCGTCCGCGGCACCGAGTGGGCGGCGACCGGGGCCGTGACCGCCCCGCTCCCCGACGATTTCCCCTCCGCCGACCAATCCCGGAGCCGCCCGTTCACCCCGTGA
- a CDS encoding NADP-dependent isocitrate dehydrogenase: MTKHTRIKVKGPVVDLDGDEMTRIIWRFIKDQLILPYLDLDLREFDLSIQNRDATGDQVTIDATHAILGCGVGVKCATITPDEARVKEFALKSMWKSPNGTIRNILGGVIFREPIIIDNIPRLVPGWTKPIVVGRHAFGDQYRATDARIPGPGTLTLTFTPADGGAPMEMKVYQFPSAGVAMAMFNLDDSIRDFARASFRYGLARGFPVYLSTKNTILKAYDGRFKDIFQEVFDAEFKAEFAARGLTYEHRLIDDMVASALKWDGGYVWACKNYDGDVQSDVVAQGFGSLGLMTSVLMTPDGKVVEAEAAHGTVTRHFRQHQQGKPTSTNPIASIFAWTRGLAHRGRLDGTPAVVHFAETLERVCVATVESGKMTKDLAVLIGPDQPYLETRAFLAAIDDNLRRAMNA, from the coding sequence GTGACGAAGCACACGCGCATCAAGGTCAAGGGCCCCGTCGTCGATCTCGACGGCGACGAGATGACGCGGATCATCTGGCGGTTCATCAAGGACCAGCTGATCCTCCCTTACCTCGACCTCGATCTCCGCGAGTTCGATCTCTCGATCCAGAATCGCGACGCCACCGGCGACCAGGTGACGATCGACGCAACGCACGCGATCCTCGGGTGCGGCGTGGGGGTGAAGTGCGCCACGATCACCCCCGACGAGGCGCGGGTCAAGGAGTTCGCGCTGAAGTCGATGTGGAAGAGCCCCAACGGCACGATCCGCAACATCCTCGGCGGCGTGATCTTCCGCGAGCCGATCATCATCGACAACATCCCCCGGCTCGTCCCCGGCTGGACCAAGCCGATCGTCGTCGGCCGCCACGCCTTCGGCGATCAATACCGCGCGACCGACGCGCGGATCCCCGGACCGGGCACGCTGACGCTCACCTTCACACCGGCCGACGGCGGCGCGCCGATGGAGATGAAGGTCTACCAGTTCCCCTCGGCCGGGGTCGCGATGGCGATGTTCAACCTCGACGACTCGATCCGCGACTTCGCCCGGGCCAGCTTCCGCTACGGCCTGGCACGCGGGTTTCCGGTCTACCTGTCGACGAAGAACACGATCCTCAAGGCGTACGACGGCCGCTTCAAGGACATCTTCCAGGAGGTCTTCGACGCCGAGTTCAAGGCCGAGTTCGCCGCCCGTGGCCTGACCTACGAACACCGCCTGATCGACGACATGGTGGCCAGCGCCCTGAAGTGGGACGGCGGCTACGTCTGGGCCTGCAAGAACTACGACGGCGACGTGCAGAGCGACGTCGTCGCCCAGGGATTCGGCTCGCTCGGGCTGATGACCAGCGTCCTGATGACACCCGACGGCAAGGTGGTCGAGGCCGAGGCGGCCCACGGCACGGTGACGCGGCATTTCCGCCAGCACCAGCAGGGCAAGCCGACCTCGACCAATCCGATCGCCTCGATCTTCGCCTGGACGCGCGGCCTGGCCCACCGCGGCCGGCTCGACGGCACGCCCGCGGTGGTGCACTTCGCGGAGACGCTCGAGCGCGTCTGCGTCGCGACCGTCGAGTCGGGGAAGATGACCAAGGATCTGGCGGTGCTGATCGGCCCCGATCAGCCGTATCTCGAGACCCGGGCGTTCCTCGCTGCGATCGACGACAATCTCCGCCGTGCGATGAACGCCTGA
- a CDS encoding DUF1854 domain-containing protein — protein sequence MPDPGWRLERLPHGRVDFLAASGQRHEDVDVVRAFPLSHPDGLVAIVAADGSELAWIESLAALGDERAADLRAELAAREFLPLIARIDAVNDAEPAEWSVVTDRGPRRFRVAGSDDVSRPGDGSAVITDTHGVRYRIPSLAALDAASRRLFEKNL from the coding sequence ATGCCCGACCCCGGCTGGCGCCTCGAGCGTCTCCCCCACGGCCGCGTCGACTTCCTCGCCGCCTCTGGACAGCGCCACGAAGACGTCGACGTCGTCCGCGCCTTCCCGCTGTCGCACCCCGACGGGCTGGTGGCGATCGTCGCTGCCGACGGCAGCGAATTGGCCTGGATCGAGTCGCTCGCCGCCCTCGGCGACGAACGTGCGGCCGATCTCCGCGCCGAATTGGCGGCCCGCGAATTCCTTCCGCTCATCGCCCGGATCGACGCCGTCAACGACGCCGAGCCGGCCGAATGGTCGGTCGTCACCGACCGCGGGCCGCGCCGCTTCCGTGTCGCCGGCAGCGACGATGTCAGCCGGCCAGGCGACGGCAGCGCCGTGATCACCGACACCCACGGTGTCCGCTACCGGATCCCCTCGCTGGCGGCACTCGACGCCGCCAGCCGTCGGCTGTTCGAGAAGAACCTCTGA
- a CDS encoding MCE family protein — protein MSDRTMQFRVGVMVLATAIIAGILIVLFGDLPALVQSTYPLRMSFGDARGVAPGTPIRKNGILVGRVSDVALDERGGVSVVANIDSHVPVYRDEEPRITGSLLGDAEIALVPGRVVPPRQRLAPDEVLVGAVARNPFDVFASLEPKLGGALDSLVQASDSVTKLSGNLDRMFLGEDDRFETIVRKTEAALDSFSVAMNNINAVVGDPASRERIADTLEALPEVMADLRATVKGIGTTVESADRNLRNIEGLTKPLGDRGAAMVAQIDRTIGRLDEVLQQASGFTRALTQSDGTLGRLVRDPKVYEELAQAAANVNRLTRELRPIVDDVRVFTDKIARHPEQLGVRGALDRKVGVK, from the coding sequence ATGAGCGACCGCACGATGCAGTTCCGCGTCGGCGTGATGGTCCTGGCGACGGCGATCATCGCCGGGATCCTCATCGTCCTGTTCGGCGACCTTCCGGCACTGGTGCAATCGACCTACCCGCTGCGGATGAGCTTCGGCGACGCGCGCGGCGTCGCCCCCGGGACGCCGATCCGGAAGAACGGGATCCTCGTCGGCCGCGTCTCCGACGTCGCGCTCGACGAGCGTGGCGGCGTCAGCGTCGTGGCGAACATCGACTCCCACGTCCCCGTGTACCGCGACGAGGAGCCGCGGATCACCGGATCGCTCCTCGGTGACGCGGAAATCGCGCTGGTCCCGGGGCGCGTGGTGCCGCCCCGGCAGCGTCTCGCCCCGGACGAGGTCCTCGTCGGGGCCGTCGCCCGCAACCCGTTCGACGTGTTCGCGTCGCTGGAACCGAAGCTCGGCGGAGCGCTCGACTCGCTCGTCCAGGCGAGCGACTCCGTGACCAAGCTGTCGGGCAACCTCGACCGGATGTTCCTCGGCGAGGACGACCGCTTCGAGACGATCGTCCGCAAGACCGAGGCGGCGCTCGATTCGTTTTCGGTGGCGATGAACAACATCAACGCCGTCGTCGGCGACCCCGCCTCACGGGAGCGGATCGCCGACACGCTCGAGGCCCTCCCCGAGGTGATGGCCGACCTCCGCGCCACCGTCAAGGGCATCGGCACCACCGTCGAGAGCGCCGACCGCAACCTCCGCAACATCGAGGGACTCACCAAGCCGCTCGGCGACCGTGGGGCCGCGATGGTCGCCCAGATCGACCGCACGATCGGCCGGCTCGACGAGGTCCTCCAGCAGGCGTCGGGGTTCACCCGCGCGCTGACGCAATCCGACGGCACGCTGGGGCGCCTCGTCCGCGATCCCAAGGTCTACGAGGAGCTCGCGCAGGCCGCCGCCAACGTCAACCGCCTGACGCGCGAACTGCGCCCGATCGTCGACGACGTGCGGGTGTTCACCGACAAGATCGCCCGCCACCCCGAGCAGCTCGGCGTGCGCGGCGCCCTCGACCGCAAGGTGGGGGTGAAGTGA
- a CDS encoding ABC transporter ATP-binding protein: MASSPPATPVDPALPVLAAERLTVHFGLVTVLRDISVAIAPGETLVILGESGCGKTVLLKCLIGLIRPSSGEVRFEGRSLARHSERSLASLRTKCGFVFQGAALFDSLSIADNIAFPLREHTRLAEAEIAAIVDQLLAEVGLPPQVRSRKPMELSGGMRKRAGLARALALDPPVVLYDEPTTGLDPIMTDVIGELILKVRARGGVTSVVVTHDMHTARKVADRIVMLHPLARLAADAPQIVFSGTPAELDRSRDPRIRQFIEGRAGNRLVEAAAGGGS; encoded by the coding sequence ATGGCCTCCTCACCCCCCGCCACACCCGTCGATCCCGCCCTTCCGGTGCTCGCCGCCGAGCGGCTGACGGTGCACTTCGGACTCGTCACGGTGCTCCGCGACATCAGCGTGGCGATCGCCCCCGGGGAGACGCTGGTGATCCTCGGCGAGAGTGGCTGCGGCAAGACGGTGCTGCTCAAGTGCCTGATCGGGCTGATCCGCCCGAGCAGCGGCGAGGTGCGCTTCGAAGGGCGGTCGCTGGCCCGCCACAGCGAGCGCTCCCTGGCCTCCCTCCGCACGAAGTGCGGCTTCGTGTTCCAGGGGGCGGCCCTGTTCGACAGCCTGTCGATCGCCGACAACATCGCCTTCCCGCTCCGCGAACACACCCGTCTGGCCGAGGCCGAGATCGCGGCGATCGTCGACCAGCTCCTCGCCGAGGTCGGGCTGCCGCCCCAGGTGCGGTCGCGGAAGCCGATGGAGCTCTCTGGCGGGATGCGGAAACGGGCCGGGCTCGCCCGGGCGCTGGCCCTCGATCCCCCGGTGGTGCTCTACGACGAGCCGACCACGGGCCTCGACCCGATCATGACCGACGTCATCGGTGAACTGATCCTCAAGGTCCGCGCCCGGGGGGGCGTGACCAGCGTGGTCGTGACCCACGACATGCACACCGCCCGCAAGGTCGCTGACCGGATCGTGATGCTCCATCCGCTCGCCCGGCTCGCCGCCGACGCTCCGCAGATCGTGTTCTCCGGCACGCCCGCCGAGCTCGACCGCAGCCGCGACCCGCGGATCCGCCAATTCATCGAGGGCCGGGCGGGGAATCGCCTCGTGGAAGCGGCTGCCGGAGGTGGGTCATGA
- a CDS encoding ABC transporter permease, with the protein MATDPTTPVARLRGGFSDWIADRVADLGAFMLDRVAAVGDVAIFTFRTLAWIVARRQRRDVLVPAFYQIGVLSLPVVALTGLFIGMVLAVQSYAQFRALGLQTRLGSVINLSLVRELGPVLAATMLAGRVGSAMAAELGTMRVTEQIDALESMGANPVYYLVVPRFLGCLVLIPTLTVMADFMGVLGGYLYSHLVLGIDYHHYWNNSREYVDAFDFLMGIFKSFFFGAAIALVSCHHGFHSGHGAEGVGRAATNAFVHSFVLILILDLFLGMWLNNVHDFFRPEGPRRLL; encoded by the coding sequence ATGGCGACCGATCCCACCACGCCCGTCGCGAGACTCCGCGGAGGTTTCTCCGACTGGATCGCCGACCGCGTCGCCGACCTCGGGGCGTTCATGCTCGACCGGGTCGCCGCGGTGGGGGACGTCGCGATCTTCACGTTCCGCACGCTCGCCTGGATCGTCGCCCGGCGGCAACGCCGCGACGTGCTCGTGCCGGCCTTCTACCAGATCGGCGTCCTGTCGCTACCGGTGGTGGCGCTGACCGGGCTGTTCATCGGGATGGTCCTGGCAGTGCAGAGCTACGCACAGTTCCGGGCGCTCGGCCTGCAGACACGGCTGGGCAGCGTCATCAACCTGTCGCTGGTGCGCGAACTCGGGCCGGTGCTCGCCGCGACGATGCTCGCCGGCCGGGTCGGCAGCGCGATGGCCGCCGAGCTGGGCACGATGCGCGTCACCGAACAGATCGACGCGCTGGAGAGCATGGGGGCCAACCCGGTCTATTACCTCGTCGTGCCCCGGTTCCTCGGCTGTCTGGTCCTGATCCCGACGCTGACCGTGATGGCCGATTTCATGGGGGTGCTCGGCGGCTACCTCTACTCGCACCTCGTCCTCGGTATCGACTACCACCACTACTGGAACAACTCCCGGGAGTACGTCGACGCCTTCGATTTCCTGATGGGGATCTTCAAGAGCTTCTTCTTCGGGGCCGCGATCGCGCTGGTCAGCTGCCACCACGGCTTCCATTCCGGCCACGGTGCAGAGGGAGTCGGCCGCGCGGCCACCAACGCCTTCGTCCACTCGTTCGTGCTGATCCTGATCCTCGACCTGTTCCTGGGGATGTGGCTCAACAACGTCCACGATTTCTTCCGCCCCGAAGGCCCGCGCCGCCTGTTGTGA